The sequence below is a genomic window from Campylobacter concisus.
TGTGAAATTCAATAAAAGTTGCGAATAGTTCAATAAAAGTTGCGAACATATGTTGTTTTTATAATTTATTAAAATATTTTATTTTAAAAAGGATTATTTCATGGTTGACTACAATACAAAAGCAAAGAAATTAGGTCATGATACCAAGAAGGAGCGACTGCAGAGATTTTTAGGTAAAGAAAATGAATTTCACCATATTCTAAAGAAATTATTAGAAAAAATGCATCAAGAAAAAAATCCATATATAGAGATTTTACAAGGATCGAATGAGAATGGTAAAGACCTTGTTATGGAGTATGATGGATCTACTGGTAATAAAAAGTATACAGCCTTTGTTGTAAAGGCTTTAGAAAAATTAGATGGTAAAGCATCTGGAAAAACAACAGAAGTAGTAACACAAGTCAAGCAGGCTTTTAATTTACCAGCGAAACTGAATGATAAAAATGAAATGGTAACCATCTCCGATGTATGTATTGTTAATCTCGGAACAATTACACAGAATGCTCAAGAAAAAATCCTATATGAAATAAAAGAGGCTCCCTATAAAAATAATACCGAATTTATGGATATTACAAGGTTAATAAATTTATTTGAACAATATTATCCAGAATTCTTTTTTAATGGGAGTATGGAATCATTTTTGTTGGATCGCATAGAAAAAATAGAAGAATTCCTGGGAGACAATAATGACGATGAGTATTTTATTCAGCCAAATATTAAAAAAATTACGAGAAGCAGACAAGAGCTAATAATAAGCGATAATGATAAAAATACCCTCAATAGGATAGGCGAACAAATTTTTGGCAAGAAAGAAACTCTTGATTCTTTTTTAAAAATATTAATGTCAAAAACTAAAAAGAAATTTTTACTAACCGGCGATGCAGGCTCTGGAAAGTCCATTTTAGTATTTAAAATGGTACTCATTTCTATAAATTATTTATTAAAAGAAAACCAGAACCACATCCTTTTGGAAGAAAAGAAGGATTTTGCATTACCTGTATGTTTTAGGGCTATTGATTTTATCAACAGTTGTTCACTGCATAATTTTTCCAATATTATAGAATCTTTTTATGGTAATATGATTGCCATAAAGCCAAATTTAATTATTATAGATGGAATAGATGAAGTAGGAAATGAAATAAGAGATAAGATAAAGGGTAATATAGAAAGTTATTTAAGCAAGAGTAACAATAATGCAAATATACTTTTTACATCTAGAATTAACTATGGAATAATAGAATCTTTTTTCGAATATGAGAATTATGAGCTTTTGCCATACGGTGTAAATCAGGCGATATCTCTCATTAAAAAAATAATTAAAGCAAACAATATATCAATCAATATTGTAGAAAAAAGCATAAACGAACTAGAGGGACAAATACCATTCTATCCTTTGGCGTTAAAGCTTTTAATGGATGTTGTAAAAGAAAAACATGAGATTCCAGCATCCATTACGGAGTTATACAACAGATATGTCAGTCTAATTTTTGGTGAATATAAAACGACAGATGTTGATATTGATAAACTTTTTGAGCCAAAAATAAAAAAAGACTTTCTAGCTAATTTCGCATATCAATATTTTTTCAAACAAGATAAGACTATCGTTAGCAAAAATGATTTTAGCGAATGCGTCAATTCCTTTTGTAATAAATATAATTTTATAACGGATAAGCGCAGTTTTATTGATACTATTACTAGAACGTCTCTTATTAAAATAGACGAAAATGGCAATATGTCCTTTTCGCATAAATCATTTCTAGATTATTTTATTGCATTATATTTTAGGGACAATAAAGAAGAGTTAGATGATATTGATCAGTTTGACATATTGTTTGATTTGTATACTTCTGATGGCCTATGGGAGGATGTTGCTTATTTTTATTTTGGGTTAAAAACAAAGCTTAATCAAAAAGATTTGGAAAAATTAAGTAGTAGGATAGAGTCCTTGGAAGACAGATTTGAAAAAAATATCAATATAATGTTTTTAGGTAAGCTTCTACAATATGGTTGGATGACCGAAAATACTATAAAAAATAAGGTTATAGAAAAGGCAATAAACAATTCTTTAAATTTAAAAGATGACCTTAACTCTATA
It includes:
- a CDS encoding NACHT domain-containing protein; this encodes MVDYNTKAKKLGHDTKKERLQRFLGKENEFHHILKKLLEKMHQEKNPYIEILQGSNENGKDLVMEYDGSTGNKKYTAFVVKALEKLDGKASGKTTEVVTQVKQAFNLPAKLNDKNEMVTISDVCIVNLGTITQNAQEKILYEIKEAPYKNNTEFMDITRLINLFEQYYPEFFFNGSMESFLLDRIEKIEEFLGDNNDDEYFIQPNIKKITRSRQELIISDNDKNTLNRIGEQIFGKKETLDSFLKILMSKTKKKFLLTGDAGSGKSILVFKMVLISINYLLKENQNHILLEEKKDFALPVCFRAIDFINSCSLHNFSNIIESFYGNMIAIKPNLIIIDGIDEVGNEIRDKIKGNIESYLSKSNNNANILFTSRINYGIIESFFEYENYELLPYGVNQAISLIKKIIKANNISINIVEKSINELEGQIPFYPLALKLLMDVVKEKHEIPASITELYNRYVSLIFGEYKTTDVDIDKLFEPKIKKDFLANFAYQYFFKQDKTIVSKNDFSECVNSFCNKYNFITDKRSFIDTITRTSLIKIDENGNMSFSHKSFLDYFIALYFRDNKEELDDIDQFDILFDLYTSDGLWEDVAYFYFGLKTKLNQKDLEKLSSRIESLEDRFEKNINIMFLGKLLQYGWMTENTIKNKVIEKAINNSLNLKDDLNSIFQKILKITNPPKILSSIAMLHLTGMYYSSMFIVDEVKNIISEVANAPISDSSIDLQPDENKLYFCTIYILSNIDLLGKEYVGDILLKFLPQINRMSNIENNLLLTVIIDIFKNKNKLDNKEDLNLCIKKIVNRQKRKYPELIKSIFSTKKKKDFKKLPCYKHKKAN